The following proteins are encoded in a genomic region of Myxococcales bacterium:
- a CDS encoding YihY family inner membrane protein, translating to MGKIREIIANLYQIDLEREPRFTYWLVTVLRFLNELRNQFIKDTVIVRASGMAYTTLLAIVPLVVVFFSVFTAFERFGEYREQIQQWIFSQVIPARTDELLAYINTFAANTKALGVLSTIVLFITAILLFDNIETNINALWKVEKRRSFIKRFMTFTNVLFWGPILIALSFYASGKIRAFAEANPLLGISILQRFFLGIFPWLFSVFAFFFMLMVIPNTRVKWRSALLGGAIGATIWELAKVGFTHTTARSLTYNAIYGSLAVVPIFLVWLYLTWIIVLLSVEISYVDHNFHALVLHRAFAKPSARERHHLAVRLFLTVAQAFYENREPPTIDELEERFNIPSEIAAEIAAHLLEVDLLRTTDLENDRIGYLPSRSLDQMKFGNVAAAIYQNSELAEPEKGLDEFDTLIGAILVEGEKAAGQVYNRMTVLDLVSAKGSLKEKA from the coding sequence ATGGGTAAAATCCGGGAGATTATCGCCAATCTCTATCAGATCGACCTGGAGCGCGAGCCGCGATTCACTTACTGGTTGGTCACCGTGCTGCGCTTTCTCAACGAATTGCGCAATCAGTTCATCAAGGACACAGTCATCGTCCGCGCCTCGGGCATGGCCTATACGACCCTTTTGGCGATCGTACCTCTGGTGGTGGTGTTTTTCAGCGTGTTCACCGCATTCGAGCGCTTCGGCGAATATCGCGAGCAGATTCAGCAGTGGATTTTTTCCCAGGTCATTCCCGCCCGCACCGACGAACTGCTGGCGTACATCAACACATTCGCCGCGAATACCAAGGCGTTGGGCGTGCTATCAACCATCGTGCTGTTCATCACCGCGATCCTGTTGTTCGATAACATCGAGACCAACATCAACGCCCTCTGGAAAGTGGAAAAGCGGCGCAGCTTCATCAAACGGTTCATGACCTTCACCAACGTTTTGTTCTGGGGGCCGATTCTCATCGCCCTCAGTTTTTACGCCTCCGGGAAAATCCGCGCGTTCGCCGAAGCGAATCCGCTGCTCGGCATCAGCATCCTGCAACGGTTTTTTCTGGGCATTTTCCCCTGGTTGTTTTCGGTGTTCGCCTTCTTTTTCATGCTGATGGTCATTCCCAACACTCGCGTCAAATGGCGCAGCGCGCTGCTGGGCGGCGCCATCGGCGCGACGATCTGGGAACTGGCCAAGGTCGGGTTTACTCATACCACGGCCCGCTCGCTGACCTACAACGCTATTTACGGTTCCCTGGCGGTCGTGCCGATCTTTCTCGTCTGGCTGTACCTGACCTGGATCATCGTGTTGCTGTCGGTCGAAATCTCCTACGTCGACCACAATTTCCACGCGCTGGTGTTGCACCGGGCCTTCGCCAAGCCGTCGGCCCGCGAGCGGCACCACCTCGCGGTCCGGCTGTTTCTCACCGTCGCGCAAGCGTTCTACGAAAACCGCGAACCGCCGACGATCGACGAACTGGAAGAGCGATTCAACATCCCCTCCGAAATCGCCGCGGAGATCGCCGCGCACCTGCTCGAGGTGGATTTGTTGCGGACCACCGATTTGGAAAACGATCGGATCGGCTATCTGCCAAGCCGCTCGCTGGATCAGATGAAATTTGGCAACGTCGCGGCGGCGATCTATCAGAACAGCGAATTGGCGGAGCCGGAGAAGGGGCTCGATGAATTCGATACGTTGATCGGAGCGATCCTGGTCGAAGGCGAAAAAGCCGCCGGCCAGGTTTACAACCGGATGACGGTTTTGGATCTGGTCAGCGCGAAGGGTTCGTTAAAAGAAAAAGCCTAG
- a CDS encoding bifunctional metallophosphatase/5'-nucleotidase has translation MKRFRLLAVVLILLAVAACASQPKETVTVQRLTILHFNDMHGYLQEHRSSETGQTVGGFSRLAALVDRIRQENDKVSVPTMVLYAGDLLTGSPLSSLYRGEADIELLNRLGIDGVTVGNHDLDLGRKRFDELVQASKFPWLVTNLTETGKAFPWLPMGVSKKFANGLRVGVIGVTTDELVTQTNPKNVKGLEVGDPVRALPSGITRTGGPGSIKVVLSHCGLTTDKRIAREIEGIHVIIGGHNQKVIDPPLIENGVIIVQAGKYAEHLGRLDLEKTGDTVRLVRYKMYDITPDLPPDRIVQALVDGYVNRMNDQRREEIGRAVTPLNGSMETIRSAESNLGDFVCDLIRTRLSADVVLLNGGGFRSSIGDGPITVGDVLQVFPFGNTLYVLSASGATIRAALERGLQDAPDDNPGAFLQVSGLRYQIDGKRAVNITVAGQPLDENKNYKLVINDFMAAGGDRFTMFQNAADAVDSGVTMADAVIEAIRQQKDIDAKTDGRIERISPWQP, from the coding sequence GTGAAACGATTTCGCCTCTTAGCCGTTGTTCTCATCCTTTTGGCCGTCGCGGCCTGCGCCAGCCAGCCGAAAGAGACGGTCACCGTCCAGCGCTTGACCATCCTGCATTTCAACGACATGCACGGCTACCTCCAGGAACATCGCAGCTCCGAAACCGGCCAGACGGTGGGCGGCTTCTCCCGCCTGGCCGCCCTGGTGGATCGCATCCGGCAGGAAAACGATAAAGTGAGCGTCCCCACGATGGTGCTTTACGCCGGCGACCTGCTCACCGGCTCGCCCCTTTCGTCGCTTTATCGCGGCGAGGCGGACATCGAGTTGCTCAACCGCCTCGGGATCGACGGGGTGACTGTAGGCAATCACGATCTGGATCTGGGCCGGAAGCGCTTTGACGAGTTGGTTCAAGCGTCGAAATTTCCCTGGCTGGTGACCAACCTGACCGAAACCGGCAAAGCGTTCCCCTGGCTGCCGATGGGCGTGTCGAAAAAATTCGCCAACGGTCTGCGGGTCGGCGTGATCGGCGTGACCACCGACGAGTTGGTCACCCAGACCAATCCGAAAAACGTCAAAGGCCTGGAGGTCGGCGATCCGGTGCGCGCCCTGCCCAGCGGCATTACCCGAACCGGCGGTCCAGGGTCCATCAAAGTGGTGCTCAGCCACTGCGGGCTCACCACCGACAAACGGATCGCGCGCGAAATCGAGGGCATTCACGTGATCATCGGCGGCCACAACCAGAAGGTCATCGACCCGCCGCTGATCGAAAACGGCGTCATCATCGTTCAGGCCGGCAAATACGCCGAACATCTCGGCCGGCTGGACCTGGAAAAAACCGGCGACACCGTCCGGCTCGTGCGCTACAAAATGTACGACATCACTCCCGACCTGCCGCCGGATCGCATCGTTCAGGCGCTGGTCGACGGCTACGTCAACCGAATGAACGACCAACGGCGCGAGGAAATCGGCCGCGCCGTGACGCCGCTCAACGGCAGCATGGAAACCATCCGTAGCGCCGAGAGCAACCTGGGCGATTTCGTCTGCGACTTGATCCGGACCAGGCTGAGCGCGGATGTCGTGCTGCTGAACGGCGGCGGTTTCCGCTCGTCCATCGGCGACGGGCCGATCACCGTCGGCGACGTTCTGCAGGTCTTTCCCTTCGGCAACACGCTCTACGTGCTTTCCGCCTCGGGCGCGACCATCCGCGCGGCGCTGGAGCGCGGCCTGCAAGACGCCCCGGACGACAACCCGGGCGCCTTTCTCCAGGTTTCCGGCCTGCGCTACCAGATCGACGGCAAGCGCGCGGTGAACATCACCGTGGCCGGCCAGCCGCTCGACGAAAACAAAAACTACAAGCTGGTCATCAACGATTTCATGGCGGCCGGCGGCGACCGGTTCACGATGTTCCAGAACGCGGCCGACGCCGTCGATAGCGGCGTGACGATGGCCGATGCCGTGATCGAGGCCATTCGGCAGCAAAAAGACATCGACGCGAAAACGGACGGGCGCATCGAGCGGATCAGCCCATGGCAGCCCTGA
- a CDS encoding 2-hydroxyacyl-CoA dehydratase, which yields MSTKKIQTAGQIKEMMMMYYLTAKNAAFNNQTIGWITSGGPVELLLTFDIIPIYPENHGAMVGASKMGGGLAEVAEGMGYSPDLCAYFRIDVGQAATGGGPIAGLPKPNFLICANNICKTVTKWYEIQAARYDVPLFMVDMPFIEGEITDHEVKYVAQQLRELVPRLEEITGRAFDEQKFIQVLERSRDGIRLWMECLDYCGAVPAPLSSFDTFFLMGPIVTLRGDQRTVDLYKSLLVEMRERVEQGISAVENEKHRLLFDNIPMWYATKYMFNKLAERNAAVVTATYTASWSMERDMTQGDAFEAMAYNYLAPYINRGFETRLSMLEGLIRKFKCDGFVMHSARSCKAYSLGQYDLRDALTERLSVPGVVIEGDIADERMWSEGQIGTRLEAFLEALNGGR from the coding sequence ATGAGCACGAAAAAAATCCAGACCGCCGGCCAGATCAAAGAAATGATGATGATGTACTACCTGACCGCGAAAAACGCGGCTTTCAACAATCAAACCATCGGTTGGATCACTTCCGGCGGCCCGGTGGAATTGTTGCTGACCTTCGACATTATTCCGATCTACCCCGAAAATCACGGTGCGATGGTCGGCGCCTCCAAGATGGGCGGCGGGCTGGCCGAAGTCGCCGAGGGCATGGGCTACAGCCCGGATTTGTGCGCCTATTTTCGGATCGACGTCGGCCAAGCGGCGACCGGCGGCGGCCCGATCGCCGGCTTGCCCAAGCCGAATTTCCTGATTTGCGCCAACAACATCTGCAAGACGGTCACCAAGTGGTACGAAATCCAGGCGGCGCGGTACGACGTGCCGCTGTTCATGGTCGACATGCCGTTCATCGAGGGCGAGATCACCGATCACGAGGTCAAATACGTCGCCCAACAGTTGCGCGAGCTGGTGCCCAGGCTGGAGGAAATCACCGGCCGGGCCTTCGACGAGCAGAAATTCATTCAAGTGCTCGAGCGCTCGCGCGACGGCATCCGCCTGTGGATGGAGTGCCTCGATTATTGCGGCGCCGTGCCGGCGCCCCTGAGCAGTTTCGACACCTTCTTCCTGATGGGGCCGATCGTCACGCTGCGCGGCGATCAGCGCACGGTCGACCTTTACAAGTCGCTGCTGGTGGAAATGCGCGAACGGGTGGAGCAGGGCATTTCGGCGGTCGAAAACGAAAAGCACCGCCTGCTCTTCGACAACATCCCGATGTGGTACGCGACCAAGTACATGTTCAACAAGCTGGCCGAGCGCAACGCGGCGGTCGTCACCGCGACCTATACGGCCAGTTGGTCCATGGAACGCGACATGACCCAGGGCGACGCGTTCGAGGCGATGGCCTACAACTACCTGGCGCCGTATATCAACCGCGGCTTCGAAACGCGGCTGTCGATGCTGGAAGGGCTGATCCGCAAGTTCAAATGCGACGGTTTCGTCATGCATTCGGCGCGGTCCTGCAAGGCGTACAGCCTGGGGCAATACGACCTGCGCGACGCGCTGACCGAGCGGCTGAGCGTGCCGGGCGTGGTGATCGAAGGCGACATCGCCGACGAACGCATGTGGTCGGAAGGCCAGATCGGCACGCGTCTCGAGGCGTTCCTGGAAGCGTTGAACGGCGGCCGATAA
- a CDS encoding 2-hydroxyacyl-CoA dehydratase, whose amino-acid sequence MLAYDKLADLAKAPYRRTDDRRLVAVFPMWFPYEILLAGGLRASEWWGFPIDTTLADAHFPPYVCTLVKANFEIMLGDGHRPDGMVFPSSTCDTIQNSAGLFRRLFPQAFSAYFRMSQNPDSQAAPEFLAGEIERLIGEVSRFAGRPIVADDLRAAIVTVNRFRRAARQLLAKMAAGKISVPAAKVYTAIKGALADISDESTRLLEEFAATISVGESAGPKLMLVGMLADPLEALTVMENAGARIAGDDLGLGWRTLSTDAAETGDPVAALVQRLLNAPPCSSLHFATKRRADAVVARARELKADAVVFTRVKFCDPEAFDYPNLKKALDDAGLPSLLVERELTAGAEGAIATRVEAFIEQIA is encoded by the coding sequence ATGCTCGCCTACGACAAACTGGCCGACCTGGCCAAGGCGCCTTATCGCCGCACCGACGACCGCCGCCTGGTCGCGGTTTTCCCCATGTGGTTCCCCTACGAAATTCTGCTGGCCGGCGGTTTGCGCGCCAGCGAATGGTGGGGCTTTCCCATCGACACCACGTTGGCCGACGCGCATTTTCCACCTTACGTCTGCACGCTGGTGAAAGCGAATTTCGAAATCATGCTCGGCGACGGCCACCGGCCCGACGGCATGGTTTTCCCCAGCTCGACCTGCGACACGATTCAAAACAGCGCCGGGCTGTTCCGCCGCCTGTTTCCGCAAGCGTTTTCGGCTTATTTCCGCATGTCGCAAAACCCCGACAGCCAGGCGGCCCCCGAGTTTCTGGCCGGTGAAATCGAACGCCTCATCGGTGAAGTGAGCCGTTTCGCGGGCCGGCCGATCGTCGCCGACGATCTGCGGGCCGCGATCGTCACGGTCAACCGTTTCCGCCGGGCGGCGCGGCAATTGCTGGCGAAAATGGCGGCCGGAAAAATTTCGGTTCCCGCCGCGAAGGTCTATACCGCGATCAAAGGGGCCTTGGCGGACATCTCCGACGAATCGACCCGGTTGCTCGAAGAGTTCGCCGCGACGATCTCGGTCGGGGAATCCGCGGGGCCCAAGTTGATGCTGGTCGGCATGCTGGCCGATCCGCTCGAGGCGCTGACCGTGATGGAAAACGCCGGCGCGCGGATCGCCGGCGACGACCTGGGTCTGGGCTGGCGCACCTTGTCCACCGACGCGGCCGAAACCGGCGACCCGGTCGCCGCGCTGGTGCAACGCCTGTTGAACGCGCCGCCTTGCAGCAGCCTGCATTTCGCGACCAAACGCCGCGCCGACGCCGTCGTCGCCCGCGCCCGGGAGCTCAAAGCCGATGCCGTGGTCTTCACCCGGGTCAAATTCTGCGATCCGGAAGCCTTCGACTACCCGAACCTCAAAAAGGCGCTCGACGACGCCGGCCTGCCCAGCCTGCTGGTCGAACGCGAATTGACCGCCGGCGCGGAAGGCGCGATCGCCACCCGTGTCGAAGCCTTCATCGAGCAGATCGCCTAG
- a CDS encoding DUF4190 domain-containing protein — MYTIRIGELDETVPDIPTLVKRLQIGEIKESTAVYDHDANVWRTAGEIVKPPRLDAAPADATPPRAIPVPAAQTMATVAPPSVKEEPTIPGQTIAALILSITGTFTCMLLNIAGIVLGYQSRRLIRENPDRYTGGGLATAAIVIGWIAPILVIVVGIVLAISIPALIKYAEKSAATPPPTVGYQAKLAEELYFQNREPATYTDSLAALLTWDQSLTDDPAVTFLFGPCNQSGYTFTTKTGDAGLETVFTSRDPVDEDSPGQR; from the coding sequence ATGTACACCATCCGCATCGGCGAGTTGGACGAAACGGTTCCGGACATCCCAACCCTGGTCAAACGGTTGCAGATAGGAGAAATCAAGGAATCGACCGCCGTTTACGACCACGACGCCAACGTCTGGCGAACCGCCGGCGAGATCGTCAAACCGCCGCGTCTCGACGCCGCGCCGGCAGACGCGACGCCGCCGCGGGCCATCCCGGTGCCGGCCGCTCAGACCATGGCCACCGTCGCCCCGCCGTCCGTCAAGGAAGAGCCGACGATTCCCGGCCAGACGATCGCCGCGCTGATCCTGAGCATCACCGGCACGTTCACCTGCATGTTGCTGAATATCGCCGGGATCGTGCTGGGCTATCAATCGCGACGGCTGATCCGGGAAAATCCGGACCGCTATACGGGCGGCGGTTTGGCGACCGCGGCAATCGTCATCGGCTGGATCGCGCCGATTCTCGTCATCGTCGTCGGGATCGTCCTGGCGATCTCCATTCCGGCATTGATCAAATACGCGGAAAAGTCGGCGGCCACGCCGCCGCCTACCGTCGGCTACCAGGCAAAATTGGCGGAGGAGCTGTATTTCCAGAATCGCGAACCGGCGACGTATACCGATTCGCTGGCCGCGTTGCTGACGTGGGATCAGAGCCTGACCGACGATCCGGCGGTGACGTTCCTCTTCGGCCCGTGCAACCAATCCGGTTACACCTTCACGACGAAAACCGGCGATGCCGGCCTGGAAACCGTTTTCACCAGTCGCGATCCCGTGGATGAGGATTCGCCCGGTCAGCGCTGA